A region from the Lolium perenne isolate Kyuss_39 chromosome 4, Kyuss_2.0, whole genome shotgun sequence genome encodes:
- the LOC139829792 gene encoding pentatricopeptide repeat-containing protein At4g33990, translated as MPSSALPRGVQAVLVTSGQLRQLDPLLQVPPLLLTNTLIAAFSRASLPRLAFPLLRHILCCAHPLRPDGFTFPPLIRASPGHASAAQLHACALRLGLLHPSVFAPASLVHAYLRFGRVSEAYRVFDEMPDRDLPAWNSMLSGLCRNARADEAVGLFGRMVGEGVAGDTVTISSVLPMCVLLGDRALALAMHVYAVKRGMDKDLFVCNALIDVYGKLGMLEDARGVFDGMECRDLVTWNSIVSGHEQGGQVAAAVKMFRGMMDSGVSPDVLTLVSLASAVAQCGDGCRGRSVHCYVMRRGWDVGDIIAGNSIVDMYAKLSKIEAAQRMFDIMPVRDAVSWNTLITGYTQNGLANEAIERYGHMQKDEGLRAVQGTIVSVLPAYSHLGALQQGMRMHALSVKTGLSLDVYVGTCLIDLYAKCGKLADAMLFFQNMPRRSTGPWNAIMAGLGVHGHGAKALGLFSQMQQEGIKPDHVTFVSLLAACSHAGLVDQGRSFFDMMQITYGITPIAKHYACMVDMLGRAGQLDEAFNFIQSMSIKPDSAVWGALLGACRIHGNVEMGKVASQNLFQLDPENVGYYVLMSNMYAKVGKWDGVDEVRSLVRRQNLQKTPGWSSIEVKRSVNVFYSGNQTEPHPQHEEIQAELRNLLAKMKTIGYVPDCSFVLQDVEEDEKEHILNNHSERLAIAFGIINTPSRTPLHIYKNLRVCGDCHNATKYISKITEREIIVRDSNRFHHFKDGHCSCGDFW; from the coding sequence ATGCCATCGTCGGCGTTGCCTCGCGGCGTCCAGGCGGTGCTGGTGacctccggccaactccggcagcTCGACCCGCTACTCCAGGTGCCTCCCCTCCTCCTCACCAACACCCTCATCGCCGCCTTCTCCCGCGCCTCCCTCCCGCGCCTCGCCTTCCCGCTCCTCCGCCACATCCTCTGCTGCGCTCACCCTCTCCGCCCCGACGGCTTCACCTTCCCACCGCTCATCCGCGCGTCCCCAGGCCACGCCTCCGCAGCGCAGCTTCACGCCTGCGCGCTCCGTCTCGGCCTCCTCCACCCGAGCGTCTTCGCCCCCGCTTCCCTCGTGCACGCCTACCTCCGGTTCGGTCGCGTCTCGGAAGCCTACagggtgttcgacgaaatgccggACCGGGACCTGCCCGCGTGGAACTCGATGCTGTCCGGACTGTGCCGCAACGCTCGTGCGGACGAGGCGGTGGGCCTGTTCGGGAGAATGGTGGGGGAGGGCGTCGCTGGCGACACGGTGACAATCTCGAGCGTGCTGCCGATGTGCGTCCTGCTGGGGGACCGGGCGCTCGCGCTGGCCATGCATGTGTACGCGGTGAAGCGCGGGATGGACAAGGACCTCTTCGTGTGCAACGCGTTGATCGACGTGTACGGAAAGCTGGGGATGCTGGAGGATGCCCGTGGGGTGTTTGATGGGATGGAGTGCCGCGATCTGGTGACGTGGAATTCAATCGTTTCAGGCCATGAGCAGGGTGGGCAGGTTGCTGCTGCGGTCAAGATGTTTCGTGGTATGATGGACAGCGGGGTTTCCCCTGACGTGCTCACTCTTGTAAGTCTGGCATCTGCCGTTGCCCAGTGTGGAGATGGCTGCCGTGGGAGGTCAGTGCACTGCTATGTGATGAGGCGGGGGTGGGACGTGGGTGACATAATTGCGGGGAATTCTATAGTTGATATGTATGCGAAGCTGTCAAAGATCGAGGCTGCCCAGAGGATGTTCGATATCATGCCAGTTCGAGATGCTGTGTCCTGGAACACTTTGATCACAGGGTATACACAGAATGGGCTTGCCAACGAGGCAATTGAGAGATATGGTCATATGCAGAAGGATGAGGGTCTAAGGGCTGTTCAGGGGACAATTGTTAGTGTTTTGCCTGCATACTCACATCTTGGCGCGTTGCAGCAGGGCATGCGAATGCATGCTCTGTCCGTTAAGACTGGATTAAGTCTGGATGTGTATGTTGGAACTTGTCTGATAGACTTGTATGCTAAATGTGGCAAGTTGGCTGACGCGATGCTTTTCTTTCAAAATATGCCTAGAAGGAGTACAGGTCCTTGGAATGCCATCATGGCTGGCCTTGGAGTTCATGGGCATGGCGCAAAGGCTCTCGGTCTCTTCTCACAAATGCAGCAGGAAGGAATTAAGCCCGATCATGTCACATTTGTTTCATTATTGGCTGCATGTAGTCACGCTGGCTTAGTTGACCAAGGTCGGAGTTTCTTTGATATGATGCAGATCACATATGGTATTACCCCCATTGCAAAACATTATGCGTGCATGGTAGATATGCTTGGCAGAGCTGGTCAGCTGGATGAAGCTTTTAATTTCATACAAAGCATGTCAATTAAACCTGATTCCGCTGTTTGGGGCGCTCTTCTTGGTGCTTGCAGGATTCATGGGAATGTTGAAATGGGAAAAGTGGCTTCACAAAATTTATTTCAACTTGATCCAGAGAATGTTGGATATTATGTTCTAATGTCGAATATGTATGCGAAGGTTGGGAAATGGGATGGAGTTGATGAAGTAAGGTCTTTGGTCAGGCGCCAAAATTTGCAGAAAACCCCTGGATGGAGCTCAATAGAGGTCAAAAGATCAGTGAATGTATTTTACAGTGGCAACCAGACAGAACCCCACCCTCAACATGAAGAGATCCAGGCAGAGCTGCGTAATCTGTTGGCCAAGATGAAAACTATAGGTTATGTTCCTGACTGCAGTTTCGTCCTACAGGATGTAGAGGAGGATGAGAAGGAACACATCTTGAATAATCATAGTGAGAGATTAGCTATTGCATTTGGCATCATAAATACTCCTTCAAGAACTCCACTCCACATATACAAGAATTTGCGCGTGTGTGGGGATTGCCACAATGCCACCAAATATATATCCAAAATAACTGAGAGAGAGATCATTGTCCGGGATTCAAACCGGTTCCACCACTTTAAAGATGGTCACTGTTCTTGTGGGGATTTTTGGTAA
- the LOC127332370 gene encoding uncharacterized protein isoform X1 translates to MLSIRTSEYPGANCRFSPSFHADITTCVFSLTEIFTVTGHGSGSRKMFNDQDLGFFTNFLGIFIFVLAMAYHFVMADPKYEGN, encoded by the exons ATGTTGAGCATAAGAACCTCGGAGTATCCTGGAGCCAATTGCAGATTCAGTCCAAGCTTCCATGCAGATATAACAACTTGTGTTTTTTCCTTAACGGAAATTTTCACCGTCACGGGTCATGGCAGTGGCTCTAGAAAG ATGTTTAACGATCAAGACTTGGGTTTCTTCACCAACTTCCTGGGCATCTTCATATTTGTTCTGGCCATGGCGTACCACTTTGTGATGGCTGATCCGAAATACGAAGGGAACTAG
- the LOC127332370 gene encoding dolichyl-diphosphooligosaccharide--protein glycosyltransferase subunit 4A-like isoform X2: MSDSLDRTMVAAVTSQELCRMFNDQDLGFFTNFLGIFIFVLAMAYHFVMADPKYEGN, translated from the exons ATGTCTgatagtttggacagaaccatggTAGCAGCAGTGACTTCTCAAGAACTTTGTCGT ATGTTTAACGATCAAGACTTGGGTTTCTTCACCAACTTCCTGGGCATCTTCATATTTGTTCTGGCCATGGCGTACCACTTTGTGATGGCTGATCCGAAATACGAAGGGAACTAG
- the LOC127329981 gene encoding cyclin-D2-2-like, translating to MTQNLLLKPHIPFFCLLIQRTVSSASIRPSSRLSLTHRDYQTRPRNKKIFVAMVLGTSSSISLFCEEDSGSILRRDDYEAPEPGRDLDLSGFARLQLESDKLVELHMAKEREQFTETAARVYLERLNNGGLELSWRTDAIDWICKVQGHYSFGPLCVYLAVNYLDRFLSSKQLPNDAPWMQQLLAVACVSLAAKMEEIVVPQSVDFQVCGAKYVFGANAIQRMEVFVLSTLKWRMNSVTPFSFIDHFLDKLNAGKPLTHDLVSRCTKLILDTLKATKFLQFRPSEIAAATALLVAPEAQLPGFDSTFVGFKIPVDKGIVARCCEAMQEMALAKKNAHKSASPSGVLDASFSTSTSDDSITPGSSQTINSDNVNDNQACSPASKRARLS from the exons ATGACCCAAAATCTTCTCCTAAAACCCCATATACCCTTTTTTTGCCTGCTCATCCAGCGAACTGTTTCCTCAGCCTCTATAAGACCTTCCTCTCGCCTCTCTCTCACACACAGAGATTACCAGACAAGACCAAGAAACAAGAAAATTTTCGTTGCCATGGTGTTGGGcacctcttcctccatctccctGTTCTGTGAAGAGGACAGTGGCAGCATCCTTAGGCGCGATGACTATGAGGCGCCAGAACCGGGGAGGGATCTTGATCTGTCAGGCTTTGCCAGGTTGCAGTTGGAGAGCGACAAGCTTGTAGAGTTGCATATGGCCAAGGAGAGGGAACAATTCACTGAAACCGCAGCCAGGGTATACCTGGAGAGGCTGAACAATGGAGGATTGGAGCTTTCCTGGAGAACCGACGCCATCGACTGGATTTGCAAG GTCCAGGGTCACTACAGTTTTGGACCACTCTGTGTATACCTTGCGGTGAACTATCTTGATAGGTTCCTATCCTCAAAACAACTCCCT AACGACGCACCCTGGATGCAGCAGCTTCTGGCAGTTGCTTGTGTATCCCTTGCTGCCAAGATGGAGGAGATTGTTGTTCCCCAGTCTGTAGACTTTCAG GTTTGTGGTGCCAAGTATGTGTTTGGAGCAAATGCTATTCAAAGGATGGAGGTTTTTGTGCTGAGCACTCTGAAATGGAGGATGAACTCTGTGACACCCTTCTCGTTCATTGATCACTTCCTTGACAAGCTCAACGCGGGGAAGCCACTAACTCATGATCTAGTCTCTCGGTGCACCAAGCTCATACTCGACACCCTGAAAG CAACAAAGTTCCTTCAATTCAGACCTTCTGAGATTGCTGCAGCCACAGCTCTTTTAGTGGCTCCTGAAGCCCAACTTCCTGGCTTCGATAGCACTTTCGTTGGTTTTAAAATTCCAGTTGATAAG GGAATTGTTGCAAGATGCTGTGAAGCAATGCAAGAGATGGCACTAGCGAAGAAGAACGCGCACAAGAGTGCAAGTCCTTCTGGTGTGCTGGATGCCTCATTCTCCACATCTACCAGTGATGATAGCATAACACCTGGATCATCACAAACAATAAACAGCGACAATGTTAATGACAACCAGGCCTGTTCCCCCGCTTCCAAGAGGGCAAGGCTATCCTAA
- the LOC127332369 gene encoding GTP-binding protein BRASSINAZOLE INSENSITIVE PALE GREEN 2, chloroplastic, producing the protein MAKPLLLPSPGAAPPAARLLRATPPLRLRATPFLNQPQRTPPQSRNLCPSISAAAAVPTTTTKRGGRPVISEGRDEDARRAVCPGCGVFMQEDDPDLPGFFTNPSRRSPSPQDEIEQEAADFSPDGFLEDEGDGDSPSESDLAAELDGLDTGFLESLEEEEEDEDEEGGSDGEPTDGLDAESGWDSDWDDDGMEDDEEEKWRRELDGFTPPGVGYGNITEETLERLRKEKLSKAERRRRAREAKRAEAREDSAAVVCARCHSLRNYGHVRNHIADNLIPDFDFDRFISSRLVKRSAGTPVIVMVVDCADFDGSFPKKAARSLFKALEGRGSSKLSETPRLVLVGTKVDLLPWEQMGVRLEKWVRGRAKALGAPKLDAVYLVSVHKDLSVRNLIAYVKELAGPRSNVWVIGAQNAGKSTLINAFAKKQGVKITRLTEAAVPGTTLGILRMTGVLPAKAKVYDTPGLLHPYIMSMRLNSEERKMVEIRKELRPRTFRVKARQSVHIGGLTRLDVLEASVQTIYVTVWASASISLHLGKTETAEELRSKHVGIRLQPPVAPERATELGQWTERRIEVSGISWDMNSTDIAVSGLGWYSLGLKGRATVSVHTFDGIDVTQRDAMILHRAKFLERPGFLLPIAIANAIGEETRKKNERMKGQQSDDDDLLDDESSE; encoded by the exons ATGGCTAAACCCCTGCTGCTCCCGTCGCCGGGCGCCGCGCCGCCGGCGGCTCGCCTCCTCCGCGCGACCCCACCCCTCCGCCTCCGCGCCACCCCATTCCTCAACCAACCACAGCGCACGCCTCCTCAAAGCCGCAACCTTTGTCCCtccatctccgccgccgccgccgtacccaccaccaccaccaagcgCGGCGGCAGGCCGGTCATCAGCGAGGGCAGGGACGAGGACGCCCGACGCGCCGTGTGCCCCGGGTGCGGTGTGTTCATGCAGGAGGATGACCCCGACCTTCCCGGCTTCTTCACTAACCCCTCCCGCCGCTCCCCCTCCCCGCAGGATGAAATCGAACAAGAAGCTGCCGATTTTTCTCCGGATGGGTTCCTCGAGGACGAGGGGGATGGCGATTCGCCTTCAGAATCCGATCTCGCCGCCGAATTGGACGGCCTGGATACCGGTTTCCTCGAGTCccttgaagaagaggaagaggatgaggatgaggaggGGGGCAGTGACGGAGAGCCGACGGACGGCCTCGACGCCGAGAGCGGCTGGGACTCCGACTGGGACGACGACGGgatggaggacgacgaggaggagaagtggaggagagagCTGGATGGGTTCACGCCGCCCGGGGTCGGGTACGGGAACATCACCGAGGAGACCCTGGAGAGGCTGAGGAAGGAGAAGCTCTCCAAGGCGGAGCGGAGGCGGCGGGCGCGGGAGGCCAAGCGGGCCGAGGCGAGGGAGGATTCGGCGGCGGTGGTCTGCGCCCGGTGCCACTCGCTGAGGAACTACGGGCATGTCAGGAACCACATTGCAGACAACCTCATCCCGGACTTCGATTTCGACCGCTTCATATCGTCCCGCCTGGTGAAGCGGTCTGCGGGCACGCCGGTCATTGTCATGGTGGTGGACTGCGCCGACTTCGACGGCTCGTTCCCGAAGAAGGCCGCCAGGTCGCTCTTCAAAGCGCTTGAGGGGAGGGGGAGCTCTAAGCTGAGTGAGACTCCGAGGCTTGTTCTTGTCGGCACCAAGGTGGATCTGCTGCCCTGGGAGCAGATGGGAGTGAGGCTTGAGAAGTGGGTGCGAGGCCGAGCTAAGGCTCTTGGAGCGCCGAAGCTCGATGCCGTTTACTTGGTCAGTGTTCATAAGGATCTGTCCGTGAGGAACTTGATCGCGTATGTCAAGGAATTAGCGGGACCTCGTAGCAATGTGTGGGTGATTGGTGCGCAGAATGCTGGGAAATCTACGCTGATCAATGCTTTTGCAAAGAAGCAAGGTGTGAAAATCACAAGATTGACAGAAGCTGCCGTCCCGGGAACTACGTTAGGCATACTAAGGATGACAGGGGTTTTGCCTGCAAAGGCTAAGGTGTATGACACTCCTGGTTTGCTGCATCCGTATATTATGTCGATGAGGTTAAACAGCGAGGAACGGAAGATGGTTGAAATCAGGAAGGAACTTCGGCCGCGGACCTTCAGGGTGAAG GCAAGACAATCCGTCCACATCGGAGGGTTAACACGCTTGGATGTACTAGAAGCTTCAGTTCAAACAATCTATGTAACTGTTTGGGCATCTGCCAGTATTTCCCTTCATCTTGGAAAGACTGAAACTGCTGAAGAACTTCGGAGCAAACATGTTGGCATCAGGCTTCAG CCACCAGTTGCGCCAGAGCGAGCCACCGAGTTGGGCCAGTGGACAGAGAGACGGATCGAAGTGTCCGGGATCAGCTGGGACATGAACAGTACGGACATCGCGGTTTCTGGCCTAGGCTGGTACTCGCTGGGCCTGAAAGGCCGTGCCACCGTCTCCGTGCATACTTTCGATGGCATCGATGTGACGCAACGTGACGCGATGATCCTTCACCGAGCCAAGTTCCTCGAGAGGCCTGGGTTTTTGCTGCCCATCGCCATTGCAAATGCTATAGGCGAGGAGACCAGGAAGAAGAACGAGAGGATGAAAGGTCAGCAGAGTGACGATGATGACCTTTTGGATGATGAAAGTAGTGAGTGA